The Petropleomorpha daqingensis genome includes a window with the following:
- a CDS encoding response regulator — translation MIRVLLADDHPAFLRGLQAMLAESGDVEIVGTATTGRAAVDAVRELRPDAVVMDLHMPELDGVEATAWIAREAPGTAVLVLTMHDDDASLRAALQAGASGYLLKEAGGPDIVRALTGVVNGDAVFGRTLAPRVRRQVAADPTPAEPAFPMLTSREVEVLELLARGRSNGQIATALFLSAKTVRNHVSNILVKLPAADRHAAAELARAAGLGTDPGRPAWRESARRPADPGRGAP, via the coding sequence GTGATCCGCGTGCTGCTGGCCGACGACCACCCGGCGTTCCTGCGCGGGCTGCAGGCGATGCTCGCGGAGAGCGGGGACGTCGAGATCGTGGGGACGGCGACGACCGGGCGGGCGGCGGTCGACGCCGTCCGCGAACTGCGGCCCGACGCCGTCGTCATGGACCTGCACATGCCCGAGCTGGACGGTGTCGAGGCCACCGCGTGGATCGCGCGCGAGGCGCCGGGCACCGCCGTCCTTGTGCTGACCATGCACGACGACGACGCCTCGCTGCGGGCTGCGCTGCAGGCCGGCGCCTCCGGCTACCTGCTCAAGGAGGCCGGCGGTCCGGACATCGTGCGGGCGCTGACCGGCGTGGTGAACGGCGACGCCGTCTTCGGCCGCACGCTGGCCCCACGGGTGCGGCGCCAGGTGGCCGCAGACCCGACCCCGGCCGAGCCGGCCTTCCCCATGCTGACCAGCCGCGAGGTGGAGGTGCTCGAGCTACTCGCCCGTGGGCGCAGCAACGGCCAGATCGCCACCGCGCTGTTCCTGTCGGCGAAGACGGTGCGCAACCACGTCTCCAACATCCTGGTCAAGCTGCCCGCGGCCGACCGGCACGCAGCCGCGGAGCTCGCTCGCGCCGCCGGGCTGGGCACCGACCCGGGCCGGCCGGCCTGGCGGGAGAGCGCCCGGCGTCCCGCGGACCCGGGTCGCGGCGCCCCATGA
- a CDS encoding DUF6131 family protein translates to MIILGLILLLLGLFLHIGILTTIGIIVAVIGLVLLLVGTTGRATVGGRKHWY, encoded by the coding sequence GTGATCATCCTGGGACTGATCCTGCTGCTGCTGGGCCTGTTCCTGCACATCGGGATCCTGACGACGATCGGCATCATCGTGGCGGTCATCGGCCTGGTCCTGCTGCTGGTGGGTACGACCGGCCGGGCGACGGTCGGCGGACGCAAGCACTGGTACTGA
- a CDS encoding sensor histidine kinase — translation MVTTQDGARSSGLSERIAGRALLFVALTGVGVAVYAVSVVVLGPQVPVHGAFAVLVGGAMAAVLLLARDTAQRGVDWLLYGDRRAPERAVLRVGRRAESAADPSGPVDALVETLAAALRLSYAEVVLDAGPADCRVGIPTSRVSEIPLVSQGRRLGTLRAGRRGEPLSRPDLQVLAGVAPQLAAAAETVRLQASLARARERVVRAREEERRRLRRDLHDVLGPALAGVGLGLDAARSRAARDPAGADALIVQVQDEVRECVGEIRKIIEGLRPPVLDDRGLLGALQQHADLLTTRAPALRVEVAGAVPPGLPAAVEVVAYLIGQEAVTNAVRHAAAGRVTVTLTPEDGDLLLEVRDDGRGLPADPGGGVGLGSMRERAEEIGGSLAVGPGPDGGTRVAARLPLRAAVAVS, via the coding sequence GTGGTGACCACGCAGGACGGAGCCCGCTCGAGCGGCCTCTCGGAACGCATCGCTGGACGGGCGCTGCTCTTCGTCGCCCTCACCGGCGTCGGGGTCGCGGTGTACGCCGTGTCGGTGGTGGTCCTCGGCCCTCAGGTGCCCGTCCACGGCGCCTTCGCCGTGCTGGTCGGCGGGGCGATGGCGGCCGTGCTCCTCCTGGCCCGGGACACCGCCCAGCGCGGGGTGGACTGGCTGCTCTACGGCGACCGGCGGGCGCCCGAGCGGGCCGTCCTGCGGGTCGGCCGGCGGGCCGAGTCGGCGGCGGACCCGAGCGGGCCGGTCGACGCGCTCGTCGAGACGCTCGCCGCGGCGCTGCGCCTCTCCTACGCCGAGGTGGTGCTCGACGCGGGGCCGGCGGACTGCCGGGTCGGCATCCCGACCAGCCGGGTCAGCGAGATCCCGCTGGTCTCGCAGGGACGCCGGCTGGGCACGCTGCGGGCCGGCCGGCGCGGGGAGCCGCTGAGCCGGCCGGACCTGCAGGTGCTCGCCGGCGTCGCCCCGCAGCTGGCCGCGGCGGCCGAGACGGTCCGGCTTCAGGCCAGCCTCGCCCGTGCCCGCGAGCGGGTCGTCCGCGCCCGCGAGGAGGAGCGCCGGCGGCTGCGGCGCGACCTGCACGACGTCCTCGGCCCCGCCCTGGCGGGGGTCGGTCTCGGCCTCGACGCCGCGCGCAGCCGCGCAGCGCGAGACCCGGCCGGCGCCGACGCGCTCATCGTCCAGGTGCAGGACGAGGTGCGCGAGTGCGTCGGCGAGATCCGCAAGATCATCGAGGGGCTCCGCCCGCCGGTGCTCGACGACCGCGGCCTGCTCGGCGCGCTGCAGCAGCACGCGGACCTGCTCACCACCCGCGCGCCGGCCCTGCGGGTCGAGGTGGCGGGCGCCGTGCCTCCGGGGCTGCCCGCCGCGGTCGAGGTGGTCGCCTACCTGATCGGCCAGGAGGCGGTCACCAACGCCGTCCGTCACGCCGCCGCCGGGCGGGTCACCGTGACGCTGACCCCCGAGGACGGCGACCTCCTGTTGGAGGTGCGCGACGACGGCCGCGGGCTGCCCGCCGATCCCGGCGGCGGGGTGGGCCTGGGGTCGATGCGGGAGCGAGCGGAGGAGATCGGCGGCTCGCTCGCCGTCGGCCCGGGGCCGGACGGCGGCACGCGGGTGGCGGCGCGGCTGCCGCTGCGTGCCGCGGTGGCGGTCTCGTGA
- a CDS encoding cytochrome P450: MTVTPEAPAIEAPTSDVDPFSHEVLEDPMPMHEELREAGPVVYLRRYDIYAVARYQEVHAALTDWQEFPSADGVGLSNFRYEKPWRPPSLLLEADPPRHDAPRRVLSKILGPRALRKLREDWFADAEVLVDEVLSNGPEFDAVESLSSVFPLRVFPDAVGLLPDGRENLLPYGDHAFNAFGPANDLVAKGEPRVAELAGWVGSRCAREALTDDGFGAAIWAASDRGEITPQQAPLVVRSLLTAGVDTTVHGISAVLYGLATHPEEWQRLRANPALARVAFDEAVRWESPVQTFFRTANRDVQLGGTTVPDGKKVLMFLAAANRDPRRWEDPDRFDLTRDPSGHVGFGMGIHQCVGQHVARLEAEAVLHALARRVESFEVAGATRRHHNNTLRAFDSLPLRMHLA, encoded by the coding sequence GTGACCGTCACCCCCGAGGCGCCCGCGATCGAGGCGCCGACCAGCGACGTCGACCCGTTCAGCCACGAGGTGCTCGAGGACCCGATGCCGATGCACGAGGAGCTCCGCGAGGCGGGGCCGGTCGTGTACCTGCGTCGGTACGACATCTACGCGGTCGCCCGCTACCAGGAGGTGCACGCGGCGCTGACCGACTGGCAGGAGTTCCCTTCGGCGGACGGTGTCGGGCTGTCCAACTTCCGGTACGAGAAGCCGTGGCGGCCGCCGAGCCTGCTGCTGGAGGCCGACCCGCCGAGGCACGACGCCCCGCGCCGCGTGCTGTCGAAGATCCTGGGCCCGCGCGCGCTGCGGAAGCTGCGCGAGGACTGGTTCGCCGACGCCGAGGTGCTGGTCGACGAGGTGCTCTCGAACGGGCCGGAGTTCGACGCCGTCGAGTCGCTGTCCTCGGTGTTCCCGCTGCGGGTGTTCCCGGACGCCGTCGGGCTGCTGCCGGACGGCCGCGAGAACCTCCTGCCCTACGGCGACCACGCGTTCAACGCCTTCGGCCCGGCCAACGACCTGGTCGCCAAGGGCGAGCCGCGGGTGGCGGAGCTCGCGGGCTGGGTGGGCTCCCGCTGCGCCCGCGAGGCGCTGACCGACGACGGCTTCGGCGCGGCGATCTGGGCGGCCTCCGACCGCGGCGAGATCACCCCGCAGCAGGCGCCGCTGGTCGTGCGCTCGCTGCTGACCGCCGGTGTCGACACCACGGTGCACGGCATCTCCGCCGTCCTGTACGGCCTGGCCACGCACCCCGAGGAGTGGCAGCGGCTCCGGGCCAACCCGGCCCTGGCCCGCGTCGCGTTCGACGAGGCGGTGCGCTGGGAGTCGCCGGTGCAGACGTTCTTCCGGACGGCGAACCGCGACGTGCAGCTCGGCGGGACCACCGTGCCCGACGGCAAGAAGGTCCTCATGTTCCTCGCGGCGGCCAACCGCGACCCGCGACGCTGGGAGGACCCCGACCGGTTCGACCTCACGCGCGACCCGTCGGGGCACGTCGGGTTCGGCATGGGGATCCACCAGTGCGTGGGTCAGCACGTCGCGCGGCTGGAGGCCGAGGCGGTGCTGCACGCGCTGGCCCGGAGGGTGGAGTCCTTCGAGGTGGCCGGCGCGACGCGGCGGCACCACAACAACACCCTGCGCGCCTTCGACAGCCTGCCGCTGCGCATGCACCTCGCCTGA
- a CDS encoding PDR/VanB family oxidoreductase, translating to MTAAAPPRTTTVTLAVTGKELVAEGVATLTLARPDGGRLPDWTPGSHIDLVLPNGLTRQYSLCGDRWDAHSYRVGVLLETGGRGGSSHVHEQLQPGHLVGVGGPRNNFPMVPAERYVFVAGGIGITPLLPMVQQADLLGADWQLLYLGRSRRSMAFLDELAPYGDRVVVHAKDELGPLDLAGFLGTPAEGTRVYCCGPTRLLTALETACADLPPYTLRTERFVAEEQGAPARTAPFEVELARTGATVTVTPDVSVLEAVGSAGVEVLSSCRQGICGTCETGVLAGRPDHRDSLLDDAERAAGDCMYICVSRALTDRLVLDL from the coding sequence ATGACTGCCGCCGCACCGCCGCGGACGACGACCGTCACCCTCGCCGTCACCGGCAAGGAGCTCGTCGCCGAGGGCGTCGCCACGCTGACCCTCGCCCGGCCCGACGGCGGCCGGCTGCCGGACTGGACGCCGGGCTCGCACATCGACCTCGTGCTGCCCAACGGGCTGACCCGCCAGTACTCGCTGTGCGGCGACCGCTGGGACGCGCACTCCTACCGGGTCGGCGTGCTGCTGGAGACCGGGGGCCGGGGCGGCTCGTCGCACGTGCACGAGCAGCTGCAGCCCGGGCACCTGGTCGGCGTCGGCGGTCCGCGCAACAACTTCCCGATGGTGCCGGCCGAGCGCTACGTGTTCGTCGCCGGCGGCATCGGCATCACGCCGCTGCTGCCGATGGTCCAGCAGGCCGACCTGCTCGGCGCGGACTGGCAGCTGCTCTACCTCGGCCGCAGCCGACGGTCGATGGCGTTCCTCGACGAGCTGGCGCCCTACGGCGACCGGGTCGTCGTCCACGCCAAGGACGAGCTCGGCCCGCTGGACCTGGCCGGCTTCCTGGGCACGCCCGCCGAGGGCACCCGGGTCTACTGCTGCGGGCCCACGCGGCTGCTCACCGCGCTGGAGACCGCCTGCGCCGACCTGCCGCCGTACACGCTGCGCACCGAACGGTTCGTCGCCGAGGAGCAAGGCGCGCCCGCCCGGACCGCGCCGTTCGAGGTCGAGCTCGCCCGCACGGGCGCGACGGTGACCGTGACGCCGGACGTCTCGGTGCTGGAGGCCGTGGGCAGCGCCGGCGTCGAGGTCCTCTCCTCCTGCCGGCAGGGCATCTGCGGCACCTGCGAGACCGGCGTCCTCGCCGGCCGCCCCGACCACCGCGACTCGCTGCTCGACGACGCCGAGCGCGCCGCCGGCGACTGCATGTACATCTGCGTCTCCCGGGCGCTGACCGACCGCCTCGTCCTGGACCTGTAA
- a CDS encoding diacylglycerol/lipid kinase family protein, protein MHRRTTGRRAAAAIALAAAVWTLGVALVAAFDDFPRGLVFLGGGLLAVGATWETVLRRGWARSGAILLALAALAGMFWALADDGFLRLLLLFALGVLVWHVGARIAFDTHVALPHAVPPQRPVLFVNPRSGDGKAARVGLVEQAKARDIATVELHPGDDLEELVRDAVAGGADGLAMAGGDGSQAIVAAVAAEHGLPYACIPSGTRNHFALDLGVDREDVVGALDAFVDGGERVVDLGEVNGRVFVNNVSLGIYAEAVQQAGYRQRKIRTLLATVPMVVSPSSDCPPLRWTTPGGRVKKGAAVVLVSNGQYRLGGAAGAGSRPSLTDGLLGVTVLDPRSSASEGPGGPLPWRQFTEPEFTVDSDGPVPAGIDGEAVVLEPPVHFRSRPAALRVRIYRHHHGASPSAIEPVGAVAALRSLAVIAAGRDPRAAAARPRPTVPTG, encoded by the coding sequence GGACCACGGGCCGCCGTGCCGCCGCGGCGATCGCCCTCGCCGCAGCGGTGTGGACGCTCGGCGTCGCGCTCGTCGCCGCGTTCGACGACTTCCCCCGCGGCCTGGTGTTCCTCGGCGGCGGCCTGCTGGCCGTCGGCGCGACGTGGGAGACCGTGCTCCGCCGGGGCTGGGCGCGCTCCGGCGCGATCCTCCTCGCCCTGGCCGCACTGGCCGGCATGTTCTGGGCGCTGGCCGACGACGGGTTCCTGCGGCTGCTGCTGCTGTTCGCCCTCGGGGTGCTGGTGTGGCACGTCGGTGCCCGCATCGCCTTCGACACCCACGTGGCGCTGCCCCACGCCGTGCCCCCGCAGCGGCCGGTGCTGTTCGTCAACCCGCGGTCCGGCGACGGGAAGGCGGCCCGCGTCGGGTTGGTCGAGCAGGCGAAGGCCCGCGACATCGCGACGGTCGAACTGCACCCCGGCGACGACCTCGAGGAGCTGGTCCGCGACGCGGTCGCCGGTGGTGCCGACGGGCTCGCGATGGCGGGCGGCGACGGCTCGCAGGCGATCGTCGCGGCCGTCGCCGCCGAGCACGGCCTGCCCTACGCCTGCATCCCGTCGGGGACCCGCAACCACTTCGCGCTCGACCTCGGGGTCGACCGGGAGGACGTCGTCGGCGCGCTCGACGCCTTCGTCGACGGCGGCGAACGAGTCGTCGACCTGGGCGAGGTCAACGGCCGGGTGTTCGTGAACAACGTGTCGCTCGGCATCTACGCCGAGGCCGTGCAGCAGGCCGGCTACCGGCAGCGGAAGATCCGCACCCTGCTGGCCACGGTCCCGATGGTGGTCAGCCCGTCCAGCGACTGCCCGCCGCTGCGGTGGACCACACCGGGTGGGCGGGTCAAGAAGGGCGCCGCGGTCGTGCTGGTCTCCAACGGCCAGTACCGGCTCGGCGGAGCGGCGGGGGCCGGCAGCCGCCCGTCGCTGACCGACGGCCTGCTCGGGGTCACCGTGCTCGACCCCCGCAGCTCCGCCTCGGAAGGGCCCGGGGGGCCGCTGCCCTGGCGGCAGTTCACCGAGCCGGAGTTCACCGTCGACTCCGATGGGCCGGTGCCCGCGGGCATCGACGGCGAGGCCGTCGTCCTGGAGCCCCCGGTGCACTTCCGCAGCCGGCCGGCGGCGCTGCGGGTGCGCATCTACCGGCACCACCACGGCGCGTCGCCGTCGGCGATCGAGCCGGTGGGTGCGGTGGCCGCGCTGCGGTCCCTGGCGGTCATCGCCGCCGGCCGCGATCCGCGCGCCGCAGCGGCCCGGCCGCGCCCGACGGTCCCGACCGGCTGA
- a CDS encoding IclR family transcriptional regulator, with translation MARGSSGESVLTRAVRILEVFTPEEPSLPVSEIARRASLHVATASRLVAELTGHGLLARQPDGRVRIGVRLWELAFRASPALSLREAAMPYLEDLHAIVGHHVQLAVLDGEQVLFLERLSSPGAVVNYTRIAGRLPLHVSSSGVVLLAHADRALQERVLARPLVRYTDATITSPDRLRALLADVRHRGSVQLDGAVHEEATGIAVPVRDAGGDVVAALSAIVPNDGQAHTRIPVLLAAARGVHRALGAPPPPWSLIG, from the coding sequence GTGGCGCGGGGCAGCAGCGGGGAATCGGTGCTCACCCGCGCGGTGCGGATCCTCGAGGTGTTCACGCCGGAGGAGCCGTCGCTGCCGGTGAGCGAGATCGCCCGGCGGGCCTCGTTGCACGTCGCGACCGCGTCCCGGCTGGTCGCCGAGCTGACCGGGCACGGCCTGCTCGCCCGGCAGCCGGACGGCCGGGTGCGGATCGGCGTGCGGCTCTGGGAGCTGGCCTTCCGCGCCTCGCCGGCGCTGAGCCTGCGCGAGGCGGCGATGCCCTACCTCGAGGACCTGCACGCGATCGTCGGCCACCACGTGCAGCTCGCGGTCCTCGACGGCGAGCAGGTGCTGTTCCTGGAGCGGCTGTCCTCACCCGGCGCCGTCGTCAACTACACGCGGATCGCCGGGCGGCTGCCGCTGCACGTCTCCTCGTCCGGCGTGGTGCTGCTGGCGCACGCCGACCGCGCGCTGCAGGAGCGGGTCCTGGCCCGGCCGCTGGTGCGCTACACCGACGCCACGATCACCTCGCCGGACCGGTTGCGCGCGCTGCTGGCCGACGTCCGCCACCGGGGGTCGGTGCAGCTGGACGGGGCCGTGCACGAGGAGGCGACGGGGATCGCCGTCCCGGTCCGCGACGCCGGGGGCGACGTGGTCGCGGCGCTGTCGGCGATCGTGCCGAACGACGGCCAGGCGCACACCCGCATCCCGGTGCTGCTCGCCGCCGCCCGCGGCGTGCACCGAGCCCTGGGAGCCCCGCCGCCACCGTGGTCTCTCATTGGATGA